From Homalodisca vitripennis isolate AUS2020 unplaced genomic scaffold, UT_GWSS_2.1 ScUCBcl_383;HRSCAF=2249, whole genome shotgun sequence, the proteins below share one genomic window:
- the LOC124370642 gene encoding uncharacterized protein LOC124370642, whose translation MPRLRGRGRNIGRRTRHAQLAHDRRLNRTDQEHSTDNVTLMDQVARTRANENSEQRNQRLRANALRQREARQRTTNAHRERNQRRMQDSRALTRASLNRLAFEYDPEIDYSSHVLIMIGSMDKECQYCHALKYKDETAGLCCTSGKISLPPLKPPPEPLKSLLAGTTSQSKLFFKKIRKFNSCFQMTSFGATKIVHNEDGRNFESTFKIQGQVYHQIGSLLPMPDADPKFLQIYFMGDEEQQTHMRCVYNHMEQMEEREIVDILETFFLNHNQLLRLFKTLSNRLEYDNYVIVIKADKVPHGEHAGTYNVPTLNEVAVVMAGDPCERRDIRIQRRDNTMQIIQDNHRSYDALQYPLIFWEGEDGYHLNIKQRNPTTGEELIKKVSAMNFYAYRLMIRANEENHILRCRQLFHQYVVDMYVKIESERLRYIKFNQVKLRSEEYIHLRDAVIGNVDATNDINNIGTAYILPSSYIGSPRHMQEYIQDAMTYVRAYGRPDLFITFTCNPNWDEINILLLSGQTTMHRHDITARVFKQKLKSLMNLITHHSVFGETLCWLYSVEWQKRGLPHAHILIWLVDKVCPQEIDKIISAEIPDPNFDKELFNIVTTNMIHGPCGTLNMVSPCMDNGKCTKRFPKPCQTDTITNIDGYPSYRRRDVDNGGQSYELRLSNGVRVDIDNRWVVPYSPLLCKTYKAHINVELCSSVKSIKYICKYVHKGSDKAIFSVQNVNDNDEITRYQLGRYISSNEAIWRIFSFPIHERNPAVIHLAVHLENGQRVYFTEQTAIQQALTAPKTTLTEFFNLCKRQDVVGQFAKTLLYTDVPKFFTWNKQSKRWEPRKRGIPVPEFTNIFMTNTLGRLYTVHPKQRECFFLRLLLVNVPGPTSFQYLRKVNGILYDTFFDACCELNLLEDDNHWDLTLADAALSSSPQQIRQLFSIILTTCFPTEASTLWNKYKDSMSEDILHRIRATNQNPNIEFSEEIYNKALIMIEDICTLISNMPLIHFNMPAPNRPAADIINSDVQREHQFDMTYLATFVANNERLLTVEQRNVYDRINVSFAAQQDGFFFLDAPGGTGKTFLISLILARIRSQNHIALAIASSGIAATLLDGGRTAHSALKLPLNIHTNPEAMCNINKHSGMAKVLKKCKIIIWDECTMAHKHSLEALDRSLKDIKDDTRLFGGTLLLLSGDFRQTLPVIPRATYADEINACLKESYLWRSVSKLCLTLNMRVQLHNDPLASEFSKILLDIGNGKVQFYENTQYIRLPENFCNMVATKDDLVKCVFPDLQHNYTNHAWLCERAILAAKNLDVDAINFKIQQSLPGNEITFKSIDTVVDPDEAVNYPVEFLNSLDLPGMPPHNLRLKIGSPIILLRNLNAPKLCNGTRLVIKKIMANILEASILSGRFQAEKTAEDTDQLVIDLCRDRLGLEMTREQLSRSHRVGKSQPGPAPDGRKRSHAIIVQFCSYWDRRKVFDSKKRLKGIWRHNQRRSDGPADGGVATGDGAFRGQEHLDSGWTRDVGRPSGRSGCGDETGGPSCGEDWTGYTYQLRPSFYF comes from the exons atgccacgtcttcgtggaagaggacgaaatATTGGTCGACGTACTCGACACGCACAATTGGCCCATGATCGTCGATTGAATAGAACAGATCAAGAACACTCAACGGATAATGTAACTTTAATGGATCAAGTTGCACGTACACGTGCAAATGAAAATTCAGAACAACGGAATCAACGTCTCCGTGCTAATGCATTAAGACAACGTGAGGCACGTCAACGAACGACCAATGCACACAGAGAGCGTAACCAACGGCGAATGCAAGATAGTCGAGCATTGACACGAGCATCTCTTAATCGTCTCGCATTTGAATATGACCCTGAAATAGACTATTCATCACATGTACTAATTATGATCGGCAGTATGGACAAAGAGTGTCAATATTGTCATGCTTTGAAGTACAAAGATGAAACAGCTGGTTTATGTTGCACATCTGGAAAAATTTCACTGCCACCATTAAAACCACCACCCGAACCTTTAAAATCACTATTAGCTGGAACCACATctcaatcaaaattgttttttaaaaaaattcgtaAATTCAATTCTTGCTTTCAAATGACATCATTTGGAGCAACAAAAATTGTTCATAATGAAGATGGACGTAATTTTGAATCTACATTCAAGATTCAAGGTCAAGTTTACCACCAAATTGGTTCATTGCTTCCAATGCCTGATGCTGATCCAaaattcttacaaatttattttatgggtgaTGAGGAGCAACAAACCCATATGCGCTGTGTATACAATCATATGGAGCAAATGGAGGAACGAGAAATTGTGGacattttggaaacgttttttcTAAACCATAACCAATTGTTACGATTGTTCAAGACTCTTTCTAACAGACTGGAATACGACAACTACGTCATTGTTATTAAAGCAGACAAAGTGCCCCATGGAGAGCACGCAGGCACATATAATGTTCCAACTCTTAATGAAGTTGCAGTTGTTATGGCTGGTGATCCATGTGAACGTCGAGATATTCGCATACAACGCAGAGATAACACGATGCAAATAATTCAAGACAATCATCGTTCTtatgatgcactgcaatatccattgatattttgggaaggagaagatggatatcatttaaatattaaacaacggAATCCAACTACAG gTGAAGAACTGATCAAGAAAGTTAGTGCGATGAACTTCTACGCATACCGGTTGATGATTCGTGCTAATGAAGAAAATCACATTCTCCGATGCAGACAGCTATTTCATCAGTATGTAGTCGATATGTATGTTAAAATCGAAAGTGAGAGGTTacggtatataaaatttaatcaagtaaAACTTCGTTCTGAGGAATACATTCATTTACGTGATGCTGTAATCGGTAACGTAGATGCAACGAATGATATAAACAACATCGGTACCGCATATATTCTTCCATCATCATACATTGGTAGTCCGCGTCATATGCAAGAATATATTCAAGACGCCATGACTTACGTACGTGCATACGGCCGACCAGATCTTTTTATCACATTTACGTGTAATCCAAACTGggatgaaattaacattttactgttgTCAGGTCAAACAACAATGCATCGCCATGATATTACTGCACGTgtgttcaaacaaaaattaaaatctttgatgaaTTTGATTACACATCACTCGGTATTTGGTGAAACACTATGTTGGCTTTACTCTGTTGAATGGCAAAAACGAGGTTTACCTCATGCGcatattttgatttggttagTGGATAAAGTATGCCCACaagaaattgacaaaattatttcagcGGAGATTCCGGATCCGAAttttgataaagaattatttaacattgttactACTAATATGATCCATGGTCCATGTGGTACTCTAAATATGGTGTCACCATGTATGGATAATGGGAAATGTACAAAACGTTTTCCAAAACCATGTCAAACTGATACTATCACCAATATCGACGGTTATCCATCTTACCGTCGTAGAGACGTAGACAATGGTGGTCAATCATATGAATTACGCCTGTCAAACGGTGTAAGAGTAGATATTGATAATCGCTGGGTGGTTCCATATTCACCATTGCTGTGCAAAACCTATAAAGCACACATAAACGTTGAATTATGCAGTTCGGTGAAGTCtatcaaatacatttgtaagtacGTTCATAAGGGCAGTGATAAAGCtatattttctgttcaaaatGTAAACGACAATGATGAAATAACACGTTATCAATTGGGGAGATACATAAGTAGTAATGAAGCTATTTGGCGCATTTTTTCGTTCCCTATACATGAAAGGAATCCTGCTGTTATACATTTGGCTGTGCACCTTGAAAATGGACAGCGTGTTTATTTTACAGAACAGACTGCAATACAACAAGCTTTAACAGCTCCAAAAACAACTCTTACTGAATTTTTCAACCTTTGTAAACGACAAGATGTTGTTGGTCAATTCGCAAAGACGTTACTGTATACTGATGTTCCTAAATTTTTTACATGGAATAAACAATCAAAACGTTGGGAACCACGGAAACGAGGCATTCCAGTCCCAGAGTTCaccaatatatttatgacaaatacTCTAGGCAGATTATATACAGTTCATCCTAAGCAACGCGAATGCTTTTTTCTGCGTTTGTTATTGGTTAATGTTCCTGGACCAACATCCTTTCAATATTTGCGAAAagtaaatggtattttatatgaCACTTTCTTTGATGCATGTTgtgagttaaatttattggaGGATGATAACCATTGGGACCTCACACTTGCAGATGCAGCACTGAGCTCATCTCCACAGCAAATTcgtcaattattttcaataatattgacaaCGTGTTTTCCAACTGAAGCATCTACTCTGTGGAACAAATATAAAGACTCAATGAGTGAAGATATTTTGCATCGTATTAGAGCTACTAATCAAAATCCCAACATTGAATTCTcagaagaaatatataacaaggcaTTAATAATGATTGAAGATATTTGTACTCTCATTTCGAACATGCCGCTCATCCATTTCAACATGCCAGCACCGAACCGCCCAGCAGCAGATATCATCAACAGCGATGTTCAACGTGAACACCAATTCGATATGACTTATTTGGCTACTTTTGTTGCTAATAATGAACGATTGCTTACTGTTGAGCAACGAAATGTGTATGATCGAATAAACGTATCATTTGCAGCACAACAAGATGGATTCTTTTTTTTGGATGCACCAGGTGGCACTGGCAAAACATTTCTCATCTCACTGATACTTGCGCGCATTCGATCACAAAATCATATTGCATTGGCAATTGCTTCATCAGGCATTGCAGCCACCTTACTTGATGGTGGACGGACTGCGCATTCAGCacttaaattacctttaaatattcatacaaatccCGAAGCAATGTGTAACATAAATAAGCATTCAGGCAtggcaaaagttttgaaaaagtgcAAAATTATTATCTGGGACGAATGTACAATGGCCCACAAGCATTCGCTTGAAGCTCTCGACAGATCCCTAAAAGATATCAAAGATGATACTAGGCTTTTTGGTGGTACTCTACTTCTGCTGTCTGGTGATTTCAGACAAACATTACCCGTCATTCCACGTGCGACATATGCGGACGAAATAAATGCATGTTTGAAAGAATCTTATCTATGGCGAAGTGTCAGCAAATTATGCCTTACTCTTAATATGCGCGTTCAACTTCACAATGATCCATTAGCGTCAGAATTCTCTAAAATATTGTTAGACATTGGCAATGgtaaagttcaattttatgaaaatacacaatatataagaCTCCCAGAGAATTTTTGCAACATGGTGGCTACCAAAGATGACTTAGTAAAATGTGTATTTCCAGATTTgcaacataattataccaatcATGCATGGCTATGTGAGCGAGCTATTTTAGCCGCAAAAAATTTAGATGTTGatgcaatcaattttaaaatacaacaatcttTGCCTGGTAATGAAATTACATTCAAATCAATTGACACCGTTGTTGATCCTGATGAAGCTGTCAACTATCCTGTAGAGTTTTTAAATTCACTGGATTTACCTGGAATGCCACCACATAATTTGCGATTGAAGATTGGTTCACCAATAATTTTGCTTCGGAATTTGAATGCTCCGAAATTGTGTAATGGAACGAGACTggtcataaaaaaaatcatggccAACATTCTTGAAGCCAGTATTTTAAGCGGAAGATTTCAAG